A section of the Humulus lupulus chromosome 2, drHumLupu1.1, whole genome shotgun sequence genome encodes:
- the LOC133815444 gene encoding uncharacterized protein LOC133815444 — protein MDARREEIRRRQEEADRRHREAAPALEAATQLTRANAQTATGGAATQGAKNNDAGWRTASRADSRGPNRSRSNPLGREDDGIRSKTASTQRENSRTPSKSHRSKTSRSGSHRSGSKKTPPSKDQTRAPRDKGT, from the coding sequence atggatGCCAGAAGAGAAGAGATCAGACgacggcaggaggaggccgatcgGAGACACCGCGAGGCTGCACCTGCTCTGGAAGCAGCAACGCAGTTGACCCGGGCCAATGCCCAGACCGCTACAGGAGGAGCAGCCACACAGGGAGCAAAGAATAATGATGCCGGTTGGAGAACTGCTAGCAGAGCCGATTCTCGGGGCCCAAACAGAAGTAGGAGTAATCCTCTTGGTCGGGAGGATGATGGGATCCGCTCCAAAACTGCTTCgacacaaagggagaactctagaactcccTCCAAGAGCCACCGGTCGAAAACTTCTAGGTCAGGAAGTCACcggtcgggcagtaaaaagactcctcCCAGTAAGGATCAAACCAGAGCTCCTCGTGATAAGGGAACTTAa
- the LOC133815446 gene encoding uncharacterized protein LOC133815446 produces the protein MLNPGSTIFENIQNSGQRNHVGLGASSSQKSKKTVFISAGMLSSDVPVASSVKSVVSGTRFVPTERTQSAEKKMVRTRGASSKKIPVSQSRKVPSPSPPPSVSTVPLSVPTAPTSVGKSCKSKARKKVFSLSHEHPMVFPDISADIVAPPSEVVVPSRAKDHSPLPFDSSLEAREKSKSVSSSSKAAVAGLLKLPLKPSQSKKNFVTPKRKLGLDASLSPLSAAKKKLKAHPPSLSSSESDPEEDKSESEATHDTTLSDETVPDIAESEAESDEPEKEDTIPSEQEAESDSDHIASPLPSKAKGKKPISGSTPSPKHSGVNFKPYSSIFCYNDNARDMVLYAQRKFIIERNYVLSDHRPFGVLTMLQDRQWTGSLVKFSGFVDRIFKEFYANLTNEIIEPSSPLYNKVFVRGHWFSFSPQDIALALHLPLDVEDDVDGASLDKDMVITELVGQKMVWPSHTVISVSNLTYTYAVLHKFATTNWKPTSHTATISFDMASFLYKVGTGLGLNLASVIHDQIIGFHKGNRKNLNLPFPQVIYKVLSMQKQDLQRDQEDLVAPTTAASYKASALPTEATAAPSSKKFKPQSLKIASDDFPHASSSVATDSGLVATEIAAVRASVDSLTARVMSIEGLQRSVLEFYGSLATLKDTKGESRFPKPV, from the exons atgcttaaccccggtTCAACTATTTTTGAGAATATACAGAATTCAGGTCAAAGAAATCATGTGGGACTgggtgcttcaagttctcaaaaatcaaagaaaactgtctttatctcGGCTGGGATGTTATCGTCTGATGTTCCTGTTGCATCCTCAGTGAAATCTGTTGTATCCGGTACTCGGTTTGTTCCAACAGAAAGGACACAGTCAGCAG AGAAAAAAATGGTGAGAACTCGTGGTGCCTCCTCCAAGAAGATCCCTGTTTCTCAATCCCGAAAGGTGCCATCTCCTTCGCCTCCTCCGTCTGTGTCAACGGTGCCTCTTTCTGTTCCAACAGCTCCCACATCTGTTGGAAAGTCCTGTAAATCCAAGGCTCGCAAAAAGGTGTTTTCGCTCTCTCATGAACATCCTATGGTGTTTCCAGATATCTCTGCTGACATTGTTGCACCACCATCTGAAGTGGTGGTGCCCTCTCGAGCCAAGGACCATTCTCCTCTTCCATTTGATTCGTCTTTGGAGGCTAGGGAAAAATCGAAATCTGTTTCCTCCTCTTCCAAAGCTGCTGTTGCTGGGTTGCTCAAATTGCCCTTGAAGCCGAGTCAGTCCAAGAAAAATTTTGTGACTCCCAAAAGGAAATTGGGGTTGGACGCGTCTCTTTCTCCCTTGTCTGCTGCCAAGAAAAAATTGAAGGCTCATCCCCCTTCACTGTCCTCCTCCGAATCTGATCCTGAGGAAGATAAGTCAGAATCTGAAGCAACTCATGATACCACATTGTCTGATGAAACGGTTCCTGACATTGCAGaatcagaggctgagtctgatgAGCCAGAAAAAGAAGACACTATCCCCTCTGAACAAGAAGCCGAATCTGACTCAGACCACATTGCATCTCCTTTGCCATCCAAAGCTAAAGGGAAGAAACCTATTTCTGGTTCTACACCTTCACCAAAACATTCAGGTGtaaatttcaaaccttattctTCCATTTTTTGCTATAATGATAATGCACGTGATATGGTTCTATATGCTCAACGAAAATTTATCATTGAAAGAAATTATGTCTTGAGTGATCATCGTCCTTTTGGTGTGCTAACAATGCTTCAAGATCGACAATGGACAGGTTCTTTGGTTAAATTTTCtggttttgtggatagaatattcaaggaattctatgccaatcttACTAATGAAATTATTGAACCTTCATCTCCTCTGTATAATAAAGTGTTTGTTAGGGGCCAttggttctctttttctcctcaaGACATTGCTCTTGCTTTGCATCTTCCCCTTGATGTCGAGGATGATGTTGATGGTGCTTCTCTTGACAAGGATATGGTTATCACTGAGTTGGTTGGTCAAAAAATGGTATGGCCATCTCATACAGTCATCTCAGTCTCAAATCTCACCTACACTTATGCTGTCCTCCATAAGTTTGCAACAACAAATTGGAAGCCCACATCTCACACGGCCACTATCTCTTTTGATATGGCATCATTTTTGTACAAAGTGGGGACCGGTCTTGGTTTAAATTTGGCTTCGGTTATTCATGATCAAATCATTGGGTTTCACAAAGGTAACAGGAAAAACTTGAATCTTCCTTTTCCTCaagttatttataaagtgttgagtaTGCAGAAACAAGACCTCCAACGTGATCAAGAAGACTTGGTGGCCCCAACTACTGCTGCTTCCTACAAAGCCTCTGCCCTTCCTACTGAAGCCACTGCTGCTCCGTCCTCCAAGAAATTCAAGCCCCAATCTTTGAAGATCGCCTCGGATGACTTCCCTCATGCCTCCTCCTCTGTTGCCACAGATTCAGGACTTGTTGCAACCGAAATAGCTGCTGTTCGAGCCTCTGTTGATTCTTTGACTGCTCGAGTGATGTCAATTGAAGGACTGCAACGTTCTGTGTTGGAG TTTTATGGTTCTTTGGCTactttgaaagacacaaagggggagagtagaTTTCCAAAACCTGtttga